Genomic DNA from Spirochaetaceae bacterium:
GCTGCGCGCGGCCTGCGCGGCGCAGGCCGCCCCGCCGGTGCTGATCGGCTACTCGATGGGCGGCAGGCTGGCGCTGTACACGGCGCTGCGCTTTCCGCACACCGCGGGCGGCCTGGTCGTGATCGGCGCCGATCCGGGCATCGAGGAAGACGCGGCGCGTGCCGAACGGTTGACCCGTGACGAGGCGCTGGCACGGCAACTGGCAGCGGCCGGCGATGAGAACGCGTTCGCCGGCTGGCTGCGACGCTGGTACGCGGCGCCCCTGTTCGGCGGCCTGCCGCGGCGTGCGGACTTCGACACCCTGCTGCGCAGGCGCCTGCGCGGGCGGCCGGCCTCCCTGGCGGCGGCGCTGCGCGGTCTCAGCGCGGCGGTGCAGCCGGTGCTCTGGGAAGCGCTGCCGCGGCTGCCGGTTCCGGCGCTGTTCATCGCGGGAGCCGAGGATACCAAGTACCGCGGCGTCGCCGACCGCATCGCGACGCTCGGCGCGCCCTGGCAGTCCGCCGTGTGCCCGCATGCCGCCCATGCCGCGCACATCGAGCAGCCGCGCGCGGTCGCCGGCCTGGTCCGCTGGTTCGCGCTGTCCGTCGCGGCGGGGCGCCGTGGACCGGCGGCTGTACTTCACTCTCACCAAGAGCGCCCGCTCCTGACTCGCGGCGCAGGTTGTTGATCAGTACGCCGCGGGCGGCCTGATCGTGGTCGGCGCTGCGCGATTGCCAAGGCCGTGGTGGCGGCGGCACATTGCCCGCAACCGATCCCGACCAGCAAGGAGCACCCATGAACGACATCGACTGGACCGCGTGCGGCGACTACCAGGACATCCTGTACGCCAAGACGGAGGGCATCGCCAAGATCACCATCAACCGCCCGCACCGGCGCAACGCCTTCACCCCGCTCACCGTCGAGGAGATGATGCACGCCCTCGACGACGCCCGCCGCGACCACGAGACAGGCGTGATCATCCTTACCGGCCAGGGCGACCTGGCGTTCTGCTCGGGAGGCGACCAGAAGATCCGCGGCGACGCCGGCTACCGCGACACCGGCGGCGACGACCGGCTCAACGTGCTGGAGTTCCAGCGCCAGATCCGCACCTGCCCGAAGCCGGTCGTGGCGATGGTGGCCGGCTACGCCATCGGCGGCGGCCATGTGCTGCACGTGATGTGCGACCTTACCATCGCCGCGGACAACGCCATCTTCGGCCAGACCGGCCCCAAGGTGGGCTCGTTCGACGGCGGCTACGGCTCCGCCTACCTGGCGCGCATCGTGGGCCAGAAGAAGGCGCGCGAGATCTGGTTCCTGTGCCGCCAGTACGACGCCCGGCAGGCGCTGGAGATGGGCCTGGTGAACGCCGTGGTGCCGCTCGCCGACCTGGAGCGCGAGACGGTGCAGTGGTGCCGCGAGATGCTGGTGCACTCCCCCACCGCGCTGCGCTGCCTGAAGGCGGCCATGAACGCCGACTGCGACGGCCAGGCCGGTCTGCAGGAGCTGGCCGGATCGGCCACCATGCTGTTCTACCAGACGGCGGAAGCGCAGGAGGGCCGCAACTCGTTCGTCGAGAAGCGCAAGCCCGACTTCAGCAAGTTCCCCCGCCACTTCTGAGGGTCGCCCTCTCCGCGCGCTGACGATCGACGGCCGCGGACAGCCATCCGACCGGCGTCCGGCCGGGGCAAGAACATGGTACCTGTACCTTGTTCATGGAATCGACTCTCTCTTTTCCGGTTGTTCCGGTTGACTATCGTTCTTGAATGATTATTCTGTATGGAATGAACATTCCTGAATACTCCCGGCGACCGGCATGCGCCGTGACACGGCAGGCCGCGGCCGTGTCGGTTCTGCTCCTGATCCTGGCGCTCGCGGCGTGTGACGGTGCGGGCACTCCGCCCGCAATCCCGGTGCTGACGA
This window encodes:
- the menB gene encoding 1,4-dihydroxy-2-naphthoyl-CoA synthase → MNDIDWTACGDYQDILYAKTEGIAKITINRPHRRNAFTPLTVEEMMHALDDARRDHETGVIILTGQGDLAFCSGGDQKIRGDAGYRDTGGDDRLNVLEFQRQIRTCPKPVVAMVAGYAIGGGHVLHVMCDLTIAADNAIFGQTGPKVGSFDGGYGSAYLARIVGQKKAREIWFLCRQYDARQALEMGLVNAVVPLADLERETVQWCREMLVHSPTALRCLKAAMNADCDGQAGLQELAGSATMLFYQTAEAQEGRNSFVEKRKPDFSKFPRHF
- a CDS encoding alpha/beta fold hydrolase, which produces LRAACAAQAAPPVLIGYSMGGRLALYTALRFPHTAGGLVVIGADPGIEEDAARAERLTRDEALARQLAAAGDENAFAGWLRRWYAAPLFGGLPRRADFDTLLRRRLRGRPASLAAALRGLSAAVQPVLWEALPRLPVPALFIAGAEDTKYRGVADRIATLGAPWQSAVCPHAAHAAHIEQPRAVAGLVRWFALSVAAGRRGPAAVLHSHQERPLLTRGAGC